In the genome of Leeuwenhoekiella sp. MAR_2009_132, one region contains:
- a CDS encoding rhomboid family intramembrane serine protease, whose amino-acid sequence MNSHKQNSTFKFSSSVIIYPLVFVLVMWLVFWFELRFGYNFTKYGVLPRDLAGLRGVALSPFIHSSLSHLWHNSVPTLVLMAGLIYFYRPVALKVLLVIVVCSGFGTWVIGREAYHIGASGVVYGLASFLFFKGIWSKNYRLTAFSLIVVFLYGSLIWGTLPIQVGMSWEGHLSGFLTGAILAFIVKNKIPKPAKYVWETKAYNPDDDPFLKQFDENGNFIDPPIELEDDSEKDFKG is encoded by the coding sequence ATGAATAGTCATAAACAAAATTCCACCTTTAAATTTAGTAGCAGCGTGATTATATATCCGCTGGTATTCGTGCTTGTGATGTGGTTGGTGTTTTGGTTTGAGTTGAGATTTGGATATAATTTCACTAAATACGGAGTGCTTCCCAGAGATCTGGCTGGGCTGCGAGGAGTTGCCTTATCGCCATTTATACATTCTAGCCTCAGTCACCTCTGGCATAATAGTGTTCCTACCTTAGTTTTAATGGCGGGTTTAATTTATTTCTACAGACCTGTTGCACTCAAAGTTTTACTAGTTATAGTAGTGTGCTCTGGTTTTGGCACCTGGGTAATAGGTCGCGAAGCTTATCATATAGGTGCTAGTGGAGTCGTATATGGACTTGCTTCTTTCTTATTTTTTAAAGGAATTTGGTCTAAAAACTATAGACTTACTGCTTTTTCCCTAATTGTTGTTTTTCTCTACGGAAGCTTAATCTGGGGAACATTACCCATTCAGGTAGGAATGAGCTGGGAAGGCCATTTATCTGGATTCCTAACTGGCGCAATTTTAGCTTTTATCGTAAAAAATAAAATACCAAAACCTGCAAAATATGTTTGGGAAACCAAAGCATATAACCCCGATGATGATCCATTTTTGAAGCAATTTGATGAAAATGGAAATTTTATCGACCCACCAATAGAGCTTGAAGACGATTCTGAAAAAGACTTTAAAGGTTAA
- a CDS encoding replication-associated recombination protein A: protein MNAPLAERLRPKNLDDYLSQEHLVGDKGSLTSSIKSGIIPSLILWGPPGVGKTTLATIIAEESKRPFYTLSAINSGVKDVREVIDKAKTAGGLFTQKNPILFIDEIHRFSKSQQDSLLAAVEKGWVTLIGATTENPSFEVIPALLSRCQVYVLNPFSADDLRALLKRAMTQDAILSKKTIILEETEALLRISGGDARKLLNIFELLVTTTTSEKVVITNEMVKSKVQQNTVLYDKTGEQHYDIISAFIKSIRGSDPNAAVYYLARMIEGGEDLKFIARRLIILASEDIGNANPTALIMATNSFTAVNTIGYPEARIILSQCVTYLATSPKSNASYMAINKAQQLVKQTGDLPVPMALRNAPTKLMKELGYGEEYKYSHDGAGNFIAQEFLPEQVKNQKLYDPGDNAREDGIRKFLKNRWGTKYDY from the coding sequence ATGAATGCACCATTAGCAGAACGTTTACGCCCTAAAAATCTTGATGATTATTTAAGTCAGGAGCATCTTGTAGGTGACAAAGGATCACTCACTTCTTCTATAAAATCTGGAATTATACCTTCCTTAATTTTATGGGGTCCTCCGGGTGTGGGTAAAACAACGCTTGCTACTATAATTGCCGAAGAATCTAAGCGACCTTTCTATACTTTAAGCGCAATCAATAGCGGGGTAAAAGATGTGCGTGAAGTTATTGATAAAGCTAAAACTGCCGGCGGATTATTTACTCAAAAGAATCCTATTTTATTTATTGATGAGATTCACCGCTTTAGCAAGTCACAACAAGATTCTTTACTTGCTGCCGTAGAAAAAGGCTGGGTGACGCTTATAGGCGCAACTACAGAAAACCCAAGTTTTGAAGTAATACCGGCATTATTGTCGCGTTGTCAGGTTTACGTATTAAATCCGTTTTCAGCAGATGACCTTAGAGCGCTTTTAAAGCGGGCAATGACTCAAGATGCAATTCTATCTAAAAAGACAATTATACTAGAGGAAACTGAAGCGCTACTGCGTATAAGCGGTGGTGATGCGCGTAAGCTTTTAAATATTTTTGAATTACTCGTAACTACAACCACTTCGGAAAAGGTTGTAATCACTAATGAAATGGTTAAAAGTAAAGTACAGCAAAACACCGTACTTTATGACAAAACCGGTGAGCAGCATTATGACATCATCTCTGCCTTTATAAAGTCTATACGCGGTAGCGATCCTAATGCGGCAGTTTATTACTTAGCCCGAATGATTGAAGGTGGCGAGGATCTCAAGTTTATAGCAAGAAGACTTATTATTTTAGCTTCTGAAGACATTGGGAATGCCAATCCTACAGCACTAATAATGGCTACAAACTCGTTTACAGCCGTGAATACTATTGGCTACCCAGAAGCTCGTATCATTTTAAGTCAGTGTGTAACTTATCTTGCAACCTCACCTAAAAGTAACGCCTCGTACATGGCTATAAACAAAGCCCAACAACTCGTAAAACAAACCGGAGACTTACCTGTACCCATGGCATTACGCAACGCTCCTACAAAGTTGATGAAAGAATTAGGCTATGGTGAAGAGTACAAATACTCTCACGACGGCGCAGGAAATTTTATTGCTCAGGAGTTTTTACCAGAACAGGTAAAAAATCAAAAACTTTACGATCCCGGCGATAATGCTCGTGAAGACGGAATCAGAAAATTTCTAAAGAATCGTTGGGGCACTAAATACGATTACTAA
- a CDS encoding YjjG family noncanonical pyrimidine nucleotidase has protein sequence MNKLPGVKHVFFDLDHTLWDFDRNSKLAFETIFEKNKIVVPVDEFLDVYSPINFQYWKYFRESKITKEQLRYGRLKKSFEGLNINIDDYLINKLSDDYITHLPDHNHLFDGALDLLEDLNTKYALHIITNGFEQVQALKLKKSKIDHFFKTVTSSESVGVKKPDVKIFHHALTQAGAQVQESIMIGDTYEADILGAKNIGMRTIFFNYHKANHDHEEVEIDRIDAVKIFL, from the coding sequence ATGAATAAATTGCCGGGAGTAAAGCACGTTTTTTTTGATCTTGATCATACTTTATGGGATTTTGACCGAAACTCTAAACTTGCTTTTGAAACCATATTTGAGAAAAATAAAATAGTAGTTCCTGTTGATGAATTTTTAGACGTATACAGTCCGATAAATTTTCAATATTGGAAATATTTTAGAGAATCTAAGATAACAAAAGAGCAATTGCGCTATGGTAGGCTCAAAAAAAGTTTTGAGGGCTTAAATATCAATATCGATGACTATTTAATAAATAAATTGTCTGATGATTATATAACGCATTTGCCAGATCACAATCACTTGTTTGATGGTGCGCTAGACTTGCTAGAAGATCTAAATACAAAATATGCACTTCACATTATTACTAATGGTTTTGAACAGGTGCAGGCGTTGAAATTGAAAAAATCTAAAATAGATCACTTTTTTAAAACCGTAACCAGCAGTGAGTCTGTAGGGGTTAAAAAGCCTGATGTTAAAATATTTCATCACGCATTAACACAGGCCGGGGCTCAGGTTCAGGAAAGTATTATGATAGGTGATACCTATGAAGCAGATATTTTAGGAGCTAAAAATATAGGTATGCGTACAATTTTTTTTAATTATCATAAGGCTAATCACGATCACGAAGAGGTTGAGATAGATCGCATAGATGCGGTAAAAATATTCTTATAA